The Streptomyces sp. Mut1 genome window below encodes:
- a CDS encoding TerD family protein produces the protein MGVTLAKGGNVSLSKEAPGLTAVTVGLGWDVRTTTGADHDLDASALLCADHGKVLSDLHFVFYNNLNSPDGSVQHTGDNLTGEGEGDDESINVNLSAVPADVAKIVFPVSIHDAQSRGQSFGQVRNAFIRVVNQANGVELARYDLSEDASTETAMVFGELYRHGSEWKFRAVGQGYASGLAGIASDYGVNV, from the coding sequence ATGGGTGTGACCCTGGCCAAGGGCGGCAACGTCTCCTTGTCGAAGGAGGCGCCCGGCCTGACCGCGGTGACGGTCGGCCTGGGCTGGGACGTACGGACGACGACCGGTGCCGACCACGATCTCGACGCCAGTGCGCTGCTGTGCGCGGACCACGGGAAGGTCCTTTCCGACCTGCACTTCGTCTTCTACAACAACCTCAACAGCCCGGACGGTTCCGTTCAGCACACCGGTGACAACCTGACGGGTGAGGGCGAGGGCGACGACGAGTCCATCAACGTGAACCTCTCGGCGGTACCGGCCGATGTCGCGAAGATTGTCTTCCCGGTATCCATCCACGACGCGCAGAGCCGGGGGCAGAGTTTCGGCCAGGTCCGCAACGCGTTCATCCGCGTGGTGAACCAGGCCAACGGCGTGGAGCTCGCGCGCTACGACCTCAGCGAGGACGCGTCGACGGAGACCGCGATGGTGTTCGGCGAGCTCTACCGGCACGGCAGCGAGTGGAAGTTCCGCGCGGTCGGCCAGGGTTACGCCTCCGGTCTGGCGGGCATCGCGTCCGACTACGGCGTCAACGTCTGA
- a CDS encoding LCP family protein produces the protein MTSRNKGTGAGGRASRLRRTAVSALSFLVLLVAGVGWGYLKLTGNIDTFSADGISGDRPPGTAGGQNVLVIGSDTRSGDNSGLGGSTGAVGRSDTVFLLHVYADRKHAVAVSVPRDAMVDIPACRKPDGTWTDPRRHSQFNGAFSVGETAEGNPACTQNTVEHLTGLRVDHTVVIDFAGFSALTSAVGGVRVCLPQDVYQRDLNPKLATRGSRVFAKGEQTVSGQRALDYVRLRHGIGDGSDIGRIKRQQAFVGSLVKKIKSRGMNPTTLLPLADAATDAMTVDPGLGSADKLLSFALSMKNVDLHNTKFVTVPWRYEGARVAVVEPDADELWAALKADRTLDGKETKGGRAGSGASPEASQPPVSGMGIDVAVYNGTTVTGLAARAAGLLSAHDFGVTGRATAQDQNRSRTVVAYGPGLRDEARTTARLFPGALIEQSTDAGIQLIVGQDYADAPSPAPDASSPSAASGVPADVADGARSADDDPCEDLSYG, from the coding sequence ATGACAAGCAGGAACAAGGGAACGGGAGCGGGGGGCAGGGCGAGCCGCCTGCGGCGGACCGCGGTGTCCGCTCTGTCCTTCCTCGTCCTGCTGGTCGCCGGGGTCGGCTGGGGATACCTGAAACTGACCGGCAACATCGATACGTTCAGCGCCGACGGCATCTCGGGCGACCGGCCACCGGGCACGGCCGGAGGGCAGAACGTCCTCGTCATCGGCTCGGACACGCGCTCCGGGGACAACAGCGGACTCGGCGGCAGTACGGGCGCGGTCGGCCGTTCCGACACGGTGTTCCTCCTTCACGTCTACGCCGACCGCAAACACGCCGTGGCCGTATCCGTCCCGCGGGATGCCATGGTCGACATCCCGGCCTGCCGGAAGCCGGACGGCACCTGGACGGACCCGCGGCGGCACAGCCAGTTCAACGGGGCGTTCTCGGTGGGGGAGACCGCCGAGGGCAATCCCGCCTGCACCCAGAACACCGTCGAACACCTCACGGGACTGCGCGTCGACCACACGGTCGTGATCGACTTCGCCGGATTCTCCGCACTCACCTCGGCCGTCGGCGGGGTGCGGGTCTGTCTGCCGCAGGATGTGTACCAGCGCGATCTGAACCCCAAGCTGGCGACCCGGGGCTCACGGGTCTTCGCCAAGGGCGAGCAGACGGTGTCCGGACAGCGCGCCCTCGACTACGTCCGGCTGCGGCACGGCATCGGCGACGGCTCGGACATAGGGCGGATCAAGCGGCAGCAGGCCTTCGTCGGCTCCCTGGTGAAGAAGATCAAGTCCCGTGGTATGAACCCCACCACCCTGCTGCCACTGGCCGATGCGGCGACGGACGCGATGACCGTCGACCCGGGGCTCGGATCGGCCGACAAACTGCTCTCCTTCGCCCTGTCGATGAAGAACGTCGACCTGCACAACACCAAGTTCGTCACCGTGCCCTGGCGCTACGAGGGCGCCCGCGTCGCCGTCGTGGAACCGGACGCGGACGAGTTGTGGGCCGCGCTGAAGGCCGACCGCACGCTCGACGGCAAGGAAACCAAGGGCGGCAGGGCGGGATCCGGCGCCTCACCCGAGGCATCGCAGCCGCCGGTCTCCGGTATGGGCATCGACGTCGCCGTCTACAACGGCACCACGGTGACCGGACTCGCGGCCCGGGCGGCCGGCCTCCTGAGCGCACACGACTTCGGTGTCACCGGCAGGGCCACCGCGCAGGACCAGAACCGCTCCCGCACCGTCGTCGCCTACGGCCCCGGCCTGCGCGACGAGGCCCGTACGACGGCCAGGCTCTTCCCCGGGGCGCTGATCGAACAGTCCACCGACGCCGGAATCCAGCTGATCGTCGGACAGGACTACGCGGACGCCCCGTCGCCCGCCCCCGACGCCTCGTCCCCCTCCGCGGCGTCCGGCGTACCGGCTGACGTCGCCGACGGGGCCCGCTCCGCCGACGACGACCCGTGCGAGGACCTGTCCTACGGGTGA
- a CDS encoding GNAT family N-acetyltransferase has product MLIREATTEDWPAIWTFFHDIVSAGETFTYPLDLKEADAVDWWLMKPPHRTVVAVADDGTVLGTAKMNKNHMGNGSHISSASYMVDPRHSGQGVGRALCEYTLDWARAAGYRAMQFNAVVETNAAAVGLYRSLGFEILGTLPEGFNHPAKGFVGLHIMYRRL; this is encoded by the coding sequence ATGTTGATCAGGGAAGCCACCACCGAGGACTGGCCCGCGATCTGGACCTTCTTCCACGACATCGTCTCCGCGGGCGAGACCTTCACCTACCCGCTGGATCTCAAGGAGGCCGACGCCGTCGACTGGTGGCTCATGAAGCCACCGCACCGGACCGTAGTGGCGGTCGCCGACGACGGGACCGTCCTCGGCACGGCGAAAATGAACAAGAATCACATGGGCAACGGGTCGCACATCTCCAGTGCCAGCTACATGGTCGACCCCCGGCACTCCGGGCAGGGCGTAGGGCGGGCCCTGTGCGAGTACACGCTCGACTGGGCCCGTGCGGCCGGGTACCGCGCCATGCAGTTCAACGCGGTGGTGGAGACCAACGCCGCCGCGGTGGGACTCTACCGTTCGCTCGGCTTCGAGATCCTGGGCACGCTGCCGGAGGGTTTCAACCACCCGGCCAAGGGCTTCGTGGGACTGCACATCATGTACCGCCGGCTCTGA
- a CDS encoding FAD-binding oxidoreductase, with the protein MANAPVDSIPAQRVLTDPAGLGRYQHDEAEWAPYGTPMAVVRPQSTAEVQEVVRHCLAHGIPLVPRGAGTGLSGGANAVDGSIVLSFEDMNRIVSIDRAERLAVVQPGVVNDDLRAASAEHGLWYPPDPASSPWSTIGGNVATNAGGMCCVKYGVTRDYVLGLEVVNGLGEVVSLGRRTAKGVAGYDLAGLMVGSEGTLGVITEITVRLRPARLQERTVAGYFSSVVAAGEAVSAVTASGVIPSALELVDRHCLAAVDAWKKMGLSADADVVLLGRVDTPGAEGDAEAELIRDCFERAGATWAAVSTDQQEADALFQARRLAYPALERLGPVLTEDVCVPRTAVPEMLARIERTAARHDILVANIAHAGDGNLHPLIITPPGDEAARTRAQSAFEDILDDAIALGGTVTGEHGVGLLKMRGMDKELGPAVLGMHHAVKAALDPHGILNPGKVLGAARP; encoded by the coding sequence GTGGCGAACGCACCAGTCGACAGCATTCCGGCCCAGCGGGTGCTGACGGATCCGGCGGGCCTGGGCCGTTACCAGCACGACGAGGCCGAATGGGCTCCGTACGGGACTCCGATGGCCGTGGTGCGGCCGCAGAGCACCGCCGAGGTCCAGGAGGTGGTGCGCCACTGCCTGGCCCACGGCATTCCCCTGGTGCCGCGCGGCGCGGGCACGGGTCTGTCCGGCGGTGCCAACGCCGTGGACGGGTCGATCGTGCTGTCCTTCGAGGACATGAACCGGATCGTCTCCATCGACCGCGCGGAGCGGCTGGCGGTCGTGCAGCCGGGTGTGGTCAACGACGACCTGCGGGCGGCGAGCGCGGAGCACGGTCTGTGGTACCCGCCGGATCCGGCCAGTTCGCCCTGGTCGACCATCGGCGGGAACGTGGCGACCAACGCCGGCGGGATGTGCTGCGTCAAGTACGGCGTGACCCGCGACTACGTGCTGGGCCTGGAGGTCGTCAACGGTCTCGGCGAGGTCGTGTCGCTGGGCCGCCGCACCGCGAAGGGGGTGGCCGGATATGACCTGGCCGGGCTGATGGTGGGGTCGGAGGGCACGCTCGGGGTCATCACGGAGATCACCGTGCGGCTGCGTCCGGCGCGGCTCCAGGAGCGGACGGTGGCCGGATACTTCTCCTCGGTGGTCGCGGCGGGTGAGGCCGTGAGCGCCGTGACGGCCTCCGGGGTCATCCCGTCCGCGCTGGAACTGGTGGACCGGCACTGTCTCGCCGCGGTCGACGCCTGGAAGAAGATGGGGCTGTCCGCCGACGCCGACGTGGTGCTGCTCGGCCGGGTCGACACACCGGGCGCCGAGGGCGACGCCGAGGCCGAGCTCATCCGGGACTGCTTCGAGCGGGCCGGGGCGACCTGGGCCGCCGTCTCCACGGACCAGCAGGAGGCGGACGCGCTGTTCCAGGCGCGGCGCCTGGCGTATCCGGCGCTGGAGCGGCTGGGTCCGGTCCTGACCGAGGACGTCTGTGTGCCGCGCACCGCGGTCCCGGAGATGCTGGCCCGGATCGAGCGGACGGCCGCCCGGCACGACATCCTGGTGGCCAACATCGCGCACGCGGGCGACGGCAACCTCCACCCCCTCATCATCACGCCTCCGGGCGACGAAGCGGCCCGGACCCGCGCCCAGTCGGCCTTCGAGGACATCCTGGACGACGCGATCGCGCTCGGCGGCACGGTCACGGGTGAGCACGGGGTGGGGCTGCTGAAGATGCGCGGCATGGACAAGGAGCTGGGACCCGCGGTGCTCGGCATGCACCACGCGGTGAAGGCGGCGCTCGACCCGCACGGCATCCTCAACCCGGGCAAGGTGCTCGGAGCCGCCCGGCCCTGA
- a CDS encoding DUF6397 family protein, producing MPEAAISRYDRAHTMAAGRAATELGLKRGEFELAVYLGAVRVTSGGPDGVRPGVHREEMESLRAQDGFPGALRERVRTVGTAEGAALLGISPVRFTRLARAGCVTPVAFYLNRYRAVVWVYLAQEVRALAARSPELLVGNSPPWLRDRLDGGGDCRPRNWRSRRIERLLALTRDPWARAAIVAQGLDPVQLAEVVDDPYERAYFGKVGPGTVFGRRGTVAGREAMARLMPADEPDEILWRRVSLIAELDAAREHRPAPRPGDEPPTGPGQEGAPVAAGEPVPATEVAGPVESVPLAGAGGPGAAAAPGAPVTSCRAVGSEGPGGLLARLRLRGARGWGRRGLRQGTAAGSRRPARRRRRAADRGRAFAGREGGPAAGDVGNPG from the coding sequence ATGCCGGAAGCGGCTATCTCGCGCTACGACCGCGCCCATACGATGGCGGCCGGCCGGGCCGCGACAGAACTCGGGCTCAAGCGGGGCGAGTTCGAGCTGGCGGTGTACCTGGGAGCGGTCAGGGTGACAAGTGGCGGCCCGGACGGCGTGCGGCCCGGGGTCCACCGGGAGGAGATGGAGAGCCTCCGGGCCCAGGACGGTTTCCCCGGCGCGCTGCGCGAGCGGGTGCGTACGGTCGGGACGGCGGAGGGGGCGGCCCTGCTCGGGATCAGCCCGGTCCGCTTCACCCGGCTGGCGAGGGCCGGGTGCGTCACGCCCGTCGCCTTCTACCTCAACCGCTACCGGGCGGTCGTATGGGTCTATCTCGCCCAGGAGGTACGGGCGCTGGCGGCCCGGTCGCCCGAACTCCTGGTGGGCAACAGCCCGCCCTGGTTGCGCGACCGGCTCGATGGCGGGGGCGACTGCCGGCCGCGCAACTGGCGCTCGCGCAGGATCGAACGCCTGCTGGCCCTCACCCGGGACCCCTGGGCGCGCGCGGCGATCGTGGCGCAAGGACTGGACCCGGTCCAGCTGGCCGAGGTGGTCGACGATCCGTACGAGCGGGCCTACTTCGGCAAGGTCGGTCCGGGCACCGTATTCGGCCGGAGAGGGACGGTCGCCGGGCGGGAAGCGATGGCGCGGCTGATGCCGGCGGACGAACCGGACGAGATCCTCTGGCGCCGCGTCAGCCTGATCGCGGAACTGGACGCCGCCCGCGAACACCGCCCGGCCCCGCGACCGGGCGACGAGCCGCCGACGGGACCGGGGCAGGAGGGCGCACCGGTTGCGGCCGGCGAACCGGTGCCGGCCACCGAGGTGGCCGGGCCTGTCGAGTCGGTGCCGCTTGCCGGGGCGGGCGGACCCGGAGCGGCGGCTGCCCCGGGCGCACCGGTCACGTCCTGCCGGGCCGTCGGGTCCGAAGGGCCGGGCGGGCTGCTGGCACGGCTCCGGCTGCGCGGGGCCCGGGGATGGGGGCGGCGCGGACTGAGGCAGGGGACGGCAGCCGGGTCGCGGCGGCCCGCCCGCCGCCGTCGCCGTGCGGCGGACAGGGGCCGCGCGTTCGCCGGGCGGGAAGGCGGGCCGGCGGCCGGAGACGTGGGGAACCCCGGATAA
- a CDS encoding enoyl-CoA hydratase/isomerase family protein, with protein MNHEDPVLLHTEGRVRHLTLNRPRALNALNHAMVLRMAEALDAAEQDPGVTAVLLTGAGERGLCAGGDIRAVRDDAVAGGRASLDFWRDEYRLNARIARFPKPYIALMDGIVMGGGVGVSAHGSVRIVTERSRIAMPETGIGFVPDVGGTYLLGTAPGELGTHLALTGEAIGAADALLCGLADHFVPAQGLAALVADLGACTTPEAVTATAGRHARPAPGGVLAGHRAWIDSCYAADTVEEIIDRLTGHEAPAAKETAAIILAKAPTSLKVTLESVRRARRLGGLEAVLDQEYRVSTTAFAGPDLVEGVRAQIVDKDRDPRWNPAELSRVTPADVARHFAPLGDRELGLGPAPEAG; from the coding sequence ATGAACCACGAGGATCCCGTCCTGCTGCACACCGAGGGACGCGTCCGCCACCTCACGCTCAACCGCCCCCGCGCCCTGAACGCGCTGAACCACGCCATGGTGCTGCGCATGGCCGAAGCGCTCGACGCGGCGGAGCAGGACCCCGGCGTCACCGCGGTGCTGCTCACCGGCGCGGGGGAGCGGGGCCTGTGCGCGGGCGGCGACATCCGCGCCGTCCGCGACGACGCCGTGGCCGGCGGCCGCGCCTCACTGGACTTCTGGCGTGACGAATACCGGCTCAACGCACGGATCGCCCGCTTCCCCAAGCCGTACATCGCGCTCATGGACGGCATCGTGATGGGCGGCGGCGTCGGAGTCTCCGCCCACGGCTCCGTCCGGATCGTCACCGAGCGTTCCCGCATCGCCATGCCGGAGACGGGAATCGGATTCGTTCCGGACGTCGGCGGAACGTACCTCCTGGGGACCGCGCCCGGCGAACTCGGCACGCACCTGGCCCTCACCGGCGAGGCGATCGGCGCCGCCGACGCGCTGCTCTGCGGCCTCGCCGACCACTTCGTGCCCGCCCAGGGGCTCGCCGCCCTCGTCGCCGACCTCGGTGCCTGCACCACGCCCGAGGCCGTCACCGCGACCGCCGGGCGGCACGCCCGCCCCGCACCCGGCGGCGTGCTGGCCGGCCACCGGGCCTGGATCGACTCCTGCTACGCCGCGGACACCGTGGAGGAGATCATCGACCGCCTCACCGGCCACGAGGCCCCCGCGGCCAAGGAGACGGCGGCCATCATCCTGGCCAAGGCACCCACCTCACTGAAGGTGACCCTCGAATCCGTGCGCCGGGCGCGCCGGCTCGGCGGCCTCGAAGCGGTGCTCGACCAGGAATACCGCGTCTCGACCACCGCCTTCGCCGGGCCCGACCTGGTGGAGGGCGTCCGGGCGCAGATCGTGGACAAGGACCGCGACCCCCGCTGGAACCCGGCCGAGCTCTCCCGCGTCACCCCCGCGGACGTCGCCCGCCACTTCGCGCCCCTCGGCGACCGCGAACTCGGTCTCGGACCGGCACCGGAAGCCGGCTGA
- a CDS encoding pentapeptide repeat-containing protein has protein sequence MPDHDRPAGAGRAALRADCGNCFALCCVALTLTRSADFAVDKAAGTPCRNLRDDFRCGIHTRLRTEGFSGCTVYDCFGAGQKVSQETFGGRDWRGAPETARQMFDVFPVVRQLHELLWYLTEAATLAPARPLHGEIRRTLEATERLTRLEADALADLDVAAHRGEVAALLARGSELVRATAPGRRKRNHRGGDLIGARLRGADLRGADLRGAYLIAADLSGADLRLADLIGADFRDADLSGADLTGALFLTQAQLNAARGSGATRLPPSLERPAHWAK, from the coding sequence GTGCCCGACCACGACCGCCCGGCCGGAGCCGGCCGCGCCGCACTGCGCGCCGACTGCGGGAACTGCTTCGCCCTGTGCTGCGTCGCACTGACCCTGACCCGGTCGGCCGACTTCGCCGTCGACAAGGCCGCCGGTACGCCCTGCCGCAACCTCCGGGACGACTTCCGCTGCGGCATCCACACCCGGCTGCGCACCGAGGGCTTTTCCGGCTGCACCGTGTACGACTGCTTCGGGGCGGGCCAGAAGGTGTCGCAGGAGACCTTCGGAGGGCGGGACTGGCGCGGTGCCCCGGAGACCGCGCGGCAGATGTTCGACGTCTTCCCCGTCGTCCGGCAGCTCCACGAACTGCTCTGGTACCTCACCGAGGCGGCCACCCTGGCGCCGGCGCGCCCCCTGCACGGCGAGATACGGCGCACCCTGGAGGCGACCGAACGCCTCACCCGCCTCGAAGCCGACGCCCTCGCGGACCTCGACGTCGCGGCGCACCGGGGCGAGGTCGCCGCCCTGCTGGCGCGCGGCAGCGAACTCGTACGCGCCACGGCGCCCGGCCGCAGGAAGCGCAACCACCGCGGCGGCGACCTCATCGGCGCCCGGCTCAGGGGCGCCGACCTGCGAGGGGCCGATCTGCGCGGCGCCTACCTCATCGCGGCGGACCTCAGCGGCGCCGACCTCCGCCTGGCCGACCTCATCGGCGCGGACTTCCGGGACGCGGACCTGTCGGGCGCCGACCTGACCGGTGCGCTCTTCCTGACGCAGGCCCAGCTGAACGCCGCCCGGGGGAGCGGCGCCACCCGGCTCCCGCCGTCGCTCGAACGTCCCGCGCACTGGGCGAAGTGA
- a CDS encoding SpoIIE family protein phosphatase, translated as MTDQNGPPVIPGPPGRPTGKAPACETGTAERLAMNRTGSFEWDLGAGTLDIDEAGLLVFGLDPASYDARPETLAERLEPGERIRLGVETDDALKSSVSSYSVHFRIPLADGREQWTHVQGRILRGEDGKARRVIGLVRDATAEVTHSAFVLELEKRRRRQTDIVERTTSALSRAVTVDDVTAALTGPGGLARLGADGLALGLLDNAVLNVIAVSGESLEAIGDLGSGRLDPKFPLADTVLSGRPRFVSSLAALTRRYPVLEPYVGRLRFQAAAYLPLVAQARSLGGLALFYRERTSFKPDERILCLGLAAIVAQSLQRAKLFDEEREFATGLQSAMLPPRIHDIEGGEIAVRYHAAWSGRQVGGDWYDVIALPKNRFGIVVGDVQGHDTHAAAIMGQLRIALRAYAAEGHPPSTVLARASRFLAELDTERFATCTYAQVDLESGTVRVVRAGHFGPLIRHMDGRVGSPQVRGGMPLGISTDFGDEEYPETRLDLVPGETLVLYTDGLVEEPGADIDAGVRTLITEVSAGPAGAEALADHLSDRLWERWGSGDDVALLVLRRSPDPGSPRAPRLHQYIHQADPEGLSEARTIVRQALTDWEMAELADDAELVTGELLVNVLLHTEGGAVLTLEVLPEPVRRVRLSVQDRSSTWPRRRSPGETATSGRGLLLLDAVATRWGIEPRGEGKAVWCEIGPAAPPTSPPVHRSVAEPLKDNGANGPAAANGPAAANGPAAANGPAAGNGPAAGDGPR; from the coding sequence ATGACCGATCAGAACGGGCCGCCGGTCATTCCCGGCCCGCCGGGCCGGCCCACCGGCAAGGCGCCGGCCTGCGAGACCGGTACGGCGGAGCGGCTTGCCATGAACCGGACCGGCAGCTTCGAGTGGGATCTCGGTGCCGGGACGCTCGACATCGACGAGGCCGGCCTGCTGGTCTTCGGCCTGGACCCGGCCTCCTACGACGCGCGGCCGGAGACCCTGGCGGAGCGTCTGGAGCCCGGGGAGCGCATCAGGCTCGGCGTGGAGACGGACGACGCGCTAAAGAGTTCTGTCAGCTCGTACAGCGTCCACTTCCGGATTCCGCTCGCCGACGGCCGCGAACAGTGGACCCATGTCCAGGGGCGCATCCTGCGCGGCGAGGACGGGAAGGCGCGCCGGGTGATCGGTCTGGTGCGTGACGCGACGGCCGAGGTCACCCATTCGGCCTTCGTGCTGGAACTGGAGAAACGCCGCCGACGGCAGACCGATATCGTTGAACGAACAACGAGTGCGTTGTCGCGGGCGGTGACGGTGGACGACGTGACCGCGGCCCTGACGGGGCCCGGTGGACTGGCACGGCTGGGCGCCGACGGGCTCGCGCTCGGGCTGCTGGACAACGCGGTGCTGAACGTCATCGCGGTGAGCGGCGAGTCCCTGGAGGCCATCGGCGACCTGGGTTCGGGCCGCCTCGACCCGAAGTTCCCGCTGGCCGACACCGTGCTGAGCGGCCGGCCGAGATTCGTGAGCTCCCTGGCGGCACTGACGCGGCGCTACCCGGTGCTCGAACCGTACGTGGGGCGTCTGAGGTTCCAGGCTGCGGCCTACCTTCCGCTGGTCGCGCAGGCGCGGTCGCTCGGCGGGCTGGCCCTCTTCTACCGTGAGCGCACCTCCTTCAAGCCCGACGAACGCATTCTCTGTCTGGGGCTCGCCGCGATCGTCGCCCAGTCCCTCCAGCGGGCCAAGCTGTTCGACGAGGAGCGCGAGTTCGCCACCGGGCTCCAGTCGGCGATGCTGCCGCCGCGCATCCACGACATCGAGGGCGGCGAGATCGCCGTCCGCTACCACGCGGCGTGGAGCGGCCGGCAGGTCGGCGGCGACTGGTACGACGTGATCGCGCTGCCGAAGAACCGCTTCGGGATCGTAGTGGGTGACGTCCAGGGCCATGACACGCACGCGGCCGCGATCATGGGCCAGCTCCGGATCGCGCTGCGCGCGTACGCCGCCGAGGGGCATCCGCCGTCGACGGTGCTGGCCAGGGCCTCCCGCTTCCTCGCCGAGCTGGACACGGAGCGGTTCGCCACATGCACCTACGCCCAGGTCGACCTGGAGTCCGGAACCGTACGGGTGGTGCGGGCCGGTCACTTCGGGCCCCTGATCCGGCACATGGACGGCCGGGTCGGCAGCCCCCAGGTGCGCGGGGGCATGCCGCTGGGCATTTCGACGGACTTCGGTGACGAGGAGTACCCGGAGACCCGGCTCGATCTGGTGCCGGGCGAGACCCTGGTCCTGTACACGGACGGGCTGGTGGAGGAGCCGGGCGCCGACATCGACGCCGGGGTGCGCACGCTGATCACCGAGGTCAGTGCGGGACCGGCGGGTGCGGAGGCGTTGGCCGACCATCTCTCGGACCGGCTGTGGGAACGCTGGGGCTCCGGTGACGACGTCGCGCTGCTGGTGCTGCGGCGCAGTCCCGACCCGGGCTCGCCCCGGGCGCCGCGCCTGCACCAGTACATCCACCAGGCGGATCCGGAGGGGCTCTCCGAGGCGCGGACGATCGTGCGCCAGGCCCTGACCGACTGGGAGATGGCCGAACTCGCCGACGATGCCGAGCTGGTGACCGGCGAACTGCTGGTGAACGTGCTGCTGCACACGGAGGGCGGCGCCGTCCTCACCCTGGAGGTGCTGCCCGAGCCGGTACGCCGGGTGCGGCTTTCGGTGCAGGACCGCTCCAGCACCTGGCCGAGGCGCCGCTCGCCGGGCGAGACCGCGACCTCGGGCCGCGGTCTGCTGCTGCTGGACGCCGTCGCCACGCGATGGGGCATCGAGCCCCGGGGCGAGGGCAAGGCGGTCTGGTGCGAGATCGGACCGGCGGCGCCGCCCACCTCGCCCCCCGTACACCGAAGCGTCGCCGAGCCGTTGAAGGACAACGGCGCCAACGGACCGGCAGCCGCCAACGGACCGGCAGCCGCCAACGGACCGGCAGCCGCCAACGGACCGGCAGCCGGCAACGGACCGGCGGCCGGGGACGGACCGCGGTGA
- a CDS encoding roadblock/LC7 domain-containing protein, translating to MALDKELDWILDDLTKRVEYIRHALVLSNDGLVTGASAGLAREDAEHLAAVSSGLHSLARGSGRHFRAGRARQTMVEFDEALLFVTAAGDGSCLCVLSEAEADVGQVAYEMTLMVNRVGEHLSVSSRQDGTGGISRI from the coding sequence ATGGCGCTGGACAAGGAACTCGACTGGATCCTTGACGATCTCACCAAGCGGGTCGAGTACATACGGCACGCCCTGGTGCTGTCGAACGACGGCCTGGTGACCGGCGCGAGCGCCGGACTGGCCCGGGAGGACGCCGAGCACCTGGCGGCCGTCTCGTCCGGGCTGCACAGCCTCGCCCGCGGATCGGGACGGCACTTCCGCGCCGGAAGGGCCCGGCAGACCATGGTGGAGTTCGACGAGGCACTGCTCTTCGTGACGGCGGCCGGGGACGGCAGCTGCCTGTGCGTACTGAGCGAGGCGGAGGCGGACGTCGGTCAGGTGGCGTACGAGATGACGCTCATGGTCAACCGGGTGGGAGAGCACCTCTCCGTGTCGTCACGACAGGACGGCACCGGGGGAATCAGCCGGATCTGA
- a CDS encoding LAETG motif-containing sortase-dependent surface protein — protein sequence MTIPRRSWRAAGTLAAAAVVGLSGAVLTAGPAAAHTPTWAVTCDEVSLHLTQYNDRVTNEVTVTVDGKDLLPTEKFGKGFDKKIALPEHDQPLTVHLVVKAGDGDQYSKEDTKQAPVCEDSTPTPPSTPTPTPTETKPSETPTTSSPTPTDTPSDSASPSAPAAATPSPSSPDLAETGSSSATPIIGGAAVAVLLAGGGIMWSVRKRRTAQH from the coding sequence ATGACCATACCCAGGAGATCGTGGCGCGCTGCGGGAACGCTCGCCGCCGCCGCGGTTGTCGGTCTGTCCGGCGCGGTCCTCACCGCCGGTCCGGCCGCAGCTCACACCCCCACCTGGGCCGTGACCTGTGACGAAGTCAGCCTGCACCTGACCCAGTACAACGACCGTGTCACCAACGAGGTGACCGTCACCGTGGACGGCAAGGACCTGCTGCCGACGGAGAAGTTCGGCAAGGGGTTCGACAAGAAGATCGCGCTCCCGGAGCACGACCAGCCCCTGACGGTGCACCTGGTCGTCAAGGCCGGTGACGGCGACCAGTACTCGAAGGAAGACACCAAGCAGGCGCCGGTGTGCGAGGACAGCACCCCGACCCCGCCGTCGACGCCCACGCCGACTCCGACCGAGACGAAGCCGTCCGAGACGCCGACCACGTCGTCTCCCACCCCGACGGACACGCCGAGCGACTCCGCTTCGCCGTCTGCGCCCGCCGCAGCCACGCCGAGCCCGAGCAGCCCGGATCTGGCCGAGACCGGTTCCTCGTCCGCCACTCCGATCATCGGTGGCGCGGCCGTTGCCGTGCTGCTGGCCGGCGGCGGCATCATGTGGTCCGTGCGCAAGCGTCGTACCGCGCAGCACTGA